Proteins encoded by one window of Streptacidiphilus sp. PB12-B1b:
- a CDS encoding prolyl oligopeptidase family serine peptidase, translating into MTDLQQGPLDAAWVADKRISVDELGSAEGALWWLQSDSAHAGVTRLMRWTSATGARAATPLSLPVGGWLHAYGGGNHAVDAEGIWVVGAEDSKIHHLDQVSSHTRVPAAEDDYLYGDLHAVDGRLLAVRGKDDGDEIIEINPHDRSVRTLVRSPGSLAAPRLHGRALAYLEWDVDSMPWDISRLLLTEYHHDGELGPGKVLAGGPSESVVEPAWGPDGTLHFLSDRTGWWNLYRWNGEQPTALAPMPQDCASAPWEGGYQSYAFLPSGRMAMTIHHGLRSEVVVVERDGRITRPWPDLTSVKPYLATLGQQLAVIASTPVIAPAVLLADPVAGPEPIRLSSNPSRPSPPVCPPQLQTLERGGQQIHYLLHMPQAVHAPRLPQQPKAPGPVPVPLLVRAHPGPTDDVPQRLDWTVQFFTSRGFAVADVAYRGSTGLGRAFRQALHGHWGSYDVQDCADVADYLVANATARAGAVFLTGASAGGYTALQAACRAESPFTAVTATSAIIDPARWATTAPRFQRPHATILAGPAGAVRAEEIRLPVLLIHGTADAIAPVQEARDLAAALHERDASHQALFLDGVGHYLSAPESLRRALEAEADFYSRFTDARMT; encoded by the coding sequence TTCGGCCCATGCGGGAGTCACGCGCCTCATGCGCTGGACCTCCGCTACCGGTGCCCGCGCGGCGACTCCGCTGTCGCTGCCTGTGGGCGGCTGGCTGCACGCCTACGGCGGCGGGAACCACGCAGTGGACGCAGAGGGAATCTGGGTTGTCGGAGCCGAGGACAGCAAGATCCACCATCTTGATCAGGTGTCCAGCCACACCCGCGTTCCCGCAGCCGAAGACGACTACCTTTACGGCGACCTGCATGCCGTCGACGGTCGGCTGCTGGCCGTGCGCGGGAAGGACGACGGCGACGAGATCATCGAGATCAACCCGCACGACCGCAGCGTTCGCACCCTGGTCCGTTCCCCAGGCTCTCTCGCTGCCCCCCGCCTGCACGGCCGCGCTCTGGCCTATCTGGAGTGGGACGTCGACAGCATGCCCTGGGACATCAGTCGACTGCTTCTCACCGAGTACCACCACGACGGCGAACTCGGCCCCGGCAAAGTCCTCGCCGGAGGCCCAAGCGAGTCCGTCGTCGAACCCGCGTGGGGACCGGACGGGACACTCCACTTCCTTTCCGACCGAACAGGTTGGTGGAACCTCTACCGCTGGAACGGCGAACAACCGACCGCCCTCGCGCCGATGCCCCAGGATTGCGCATCCGCACCGTGGGAGGGCGGGTACCAGTCCTACGCCTTTCTGCCCAGTGGACGGATGGCGATGACGATCCACCACGGCCTGCGCAGTGAGGTCGTCGTTGTGGAACGCGACGGCCGAATCACCCGGCCCTGGCCTGACCTCACCTCAGTCAAGCCCTATCTGGCCACCCTCGGACAGCAGCTGGCCGTGATCGCCAGCACGCCCGTGATCGCGCCCGCAGTGCTGCTGGCCGACCCTGTCGCGGGCCCCGAGCCCATTCGACTCTCAAGCAACCCGAGCCGCCCGAGTCCTCCGGTCTGCCCGCCCCAGCTCCAGACCCTAGAACGCGGCGGGCAACAGATCCACTACCTGCTCCACATGCCCCAAGCAGTCCACGCACCCCGATTGCCGCAGCAACCGAAGGCGCCCGGACCCGTACCGGTTCCACTACTGGTGCGTGCCCATCCAGGGCCGACCGATGACGTCCCGCAGCGCCTTGACTGGACTGTGCAGTTCTTCACCAGCCGGGGCTTCGCTGTCGCCGACGTGGCCTACCGCGGTAGCACCGGACTGGGCCGCGCATTCCGCCAGGCACTCCACGGCCACTGGGGCAGCTATGACGTCCAGGACTGCGCCGACGTCGCCGACTATCTCGTCGCCAACGCCACCGCCCGGGCCGGTGCGGTCTTCCTCACCGGTGCCAGCGCCGGCGGCTACACCGCACTACAGGCCGCGTGCAGGGCCGAGTCGCCGTTCACTGCCGTCACCGCCACCTCCGCGATCATCGACCCCGCCCGCTGGGCCACCACAGCACCGCGCTTCCAGCGCCCCCACGCCACGATCCTTGCCGGACCCGCCGGGGCAGTCCGCGCCGAGGAGATCCGCCTGCCCGTCCTGCTCATCCACGGCACCGCCGACGCGATCGCCCCCGTCCAGGAAGCCCGCGACCTCGCCGCAGCCCTGCACGAGCGTGATGCCAGCCACCAGGCCCTCTTCCTCGACGGCGTCGGCCACTACTTGTCCGCACCGGAAAGCCTCCGCCGCGCCCTGGAGGCCGAAGCGGACTTCTACTCCCGCTTCACTGACGCACGCATGACATGA